The genome window TGCCTTCAGAAATGGTCTTGAGCCCCTTCCTCAATTCCTCCAGCTGTTAAATTGTCATCACTCCAGGCCTAAAGCTGGACCTCAGCTAGGATCCCCTTCCAGTTACCCAGAAACAGAGCTGAAAAGGGAAGCCACGTACATATATGTCCTCACCCGGTTACTGGTCTCAAACCCCAGCATCTGGGTTCCCTGAATGCTCCCCCCAAGAAGGACCCAGGCATGGAAGTCAGGGAACTTTATTCCCACACGGATTCAAATGGCAGAACTCAGAATCGCCAAGCAGCCATGGAGAGGCCTGACATGTCACCGATGGGCGGGGGACGGGGAGGCAAGTGCCTGTAGCTGAGCGCTTGATGACAGAGGAGCAGGTGGGTAGTGACCAAAAAAGGTCTAGGCATGAGCTTGGAGGGGACTaggcagagggggaggggccAGGCCCCCAGCAGGTGAGACCGGCTGGGAGGTGGAAGATGGAGGCAGACAGCTATATATTTCAGTGGCTCAGCTGAAAGTTGGGGAGATGACATAGTCCTGGAAAACTTTCAGGGCGTATCAAACACTTGTAGTGAGGAGGGGGGAAGTGGAAAGCTGCACAGGGAAAAGGATCCCCAAGAAAATGATCAGAGGCTCCAGAAGGAACCGCTAAGTCTCTCAGAGCACAGGCCGGACATCCAAGAATTGACTATCAAGATGAAATAGAGCCACTAGGTCTTGGGCATCCAGGATGGGCCAGGCTAAGTGGTCTCCATAGATCTGTCTGCTCAAGTAATTTTCATAACGGACTGTTAATCCGAATTTTCCAAACAAGCTCTCTGAGTTTGACATAGATGATGCCACAGAGGTAGGATTCACATCAGATCCACCTCCCAGCCAACTTCTGGAACCCCACGATTTCCCATCTCCAACATTCTCAAGCCGCCTCCCTGATTTTTACTCTATTCACTTCTATTTTGTTAacgtaaaataaaaattttgactcACTTTCGTCCAGATGTAAATTTTGATCCGTCCTAAGcaataatataaattaaatcatgGGATTGCTGTGCCAGTTATATTCTCTCTGATACACATTGAAATACAAAGTAACTAGAAAAGTGAAACATCTCTAAAATCATTTCAGGCCCTGCCAATGGGACCTATGTCACATTTTGGGAAACGCCCTAAACTGTACTTCCTTCCAGAGCCTTGCAGGGGCTCCCAGAGAAGGAAATCGGATGAGGAAGGAAGCCCCTCTTTGCTTCCAAGCTCTGATTTTGAGAGGATGGAGTTAGACAAAATTTGCCCTCTTGTAACTAGGATGGGGTGGGAgccgggtgggggcaggggtagtAGTCAGGCCAGCCTGCAGGGGGCACCTGAATTTCATCTGCCAGACACGAGCCCGATGAGAGTAAGGAAAATGCCCAAACCTCCGTAGGAACCTGTCTAGCATCCTGTAGCCCCCTGTGCTACCATCTCCATTGCCTTGACAGGACAGCATTGGCCTACTCCCAAGAAGGCAGGGATGTAGAACAcaccctggggtggggtggggaagtgtATACCCAAAGATGCCACAGCCATTGGCAGGGGCCTAGGTAAGATGCTAAGAAGGCAGAGAAAAAAGACCAAACCCTGGGCCCTGAGCAAGCTGGAGGAATTGAGAAACGGTAGTGGCCCCTAGAGGCCCTGGGGACAGGAGGCTAAATGGGGCTCAGGCCTTGGCTGCCCTGGCCAAAAGCACCCCTGAGAGCTCATAGGAGAAAGGACAGGGCTCGTGAGAGGGAGCCCTCCagaaccaccccccacccccaggccagagGGAAAAGAAGATCCAGGCTCTGAGAGTGAGAATTGTCCCAAGAGGTCCCTAGATGGGAAGAATTGTGGCCCTCTAACATCCTACAGAGGCCTGAGAGGGCCAGACAGCCTCTGTGCATTGGCAGTTGTGTGGGTGCACAAGAGGGCCCTGCTAACGCACCTTTTGCCTTAGTCCAACTTGGCCTACAGTAACTTGAAggtcccctctgcccctcccctgcagccACTGGCCCCCAGGTTGGGTTTCTTTCCCAGCCACTACCCCACAACTCACTGGCTCCCCCTATAGGCAGGGCTCTGGCAATGGGCAGCCAAGCTGGTGCAGCAGGTCTCATGAGCCTTCCCAGCCACCGTAGTCCTGGTGCCCAGAGAGGAAGACCGAGCGATGGCTTCTAATACCAACGATGGTGAGGCTGAGCCCTGTTGCTATAGCAACTTCCCAGGCACTATCTGACCCTCAAGTCAGGGAGAGATTGCAGTAGGGTTTAGGGAGCAGGTGGAGAGGATAAGACTGAGCTCCTGGCTGGCCCTGGAAACCCTCCTTTACTAACAACCCTGGGCTGGGGGGCCTGGGAAAGAGCAGGGGGGATGGGTGGTTCAGTTCAGACAAGGGGGATAGTCCACCCAGAGTCGGGGGTATCCAGCTTAGACCCAAACAGTGGGGTGGTCGAGCTCAGTGTTGGGATTCAGCTCCAAATGGGGGTTGGTCCAGCTCAGTGATGGAGTCCAGGTTATAACAGACAGTGGTCCAGTACAGAATGAAGGGGTCCATCACACTGGGGAGTCGTCCAACCCAATGTTGAGATCTAGCTCAAACTGGGGGATTATCCAGTCCAGAATAGGGGTCCAGTTCAGAATGGAGGTTGGTCCAGTCCAGTGTTGGTGTCCAGCTCAGACTGGGGAATGGTCCAGCTGAGAGCAAGGGATCCAAGCTAGACTGGAGGAGTCATCCAGCCCCGAGTAGGGATCTCAGCCCATACTGGGCATTCCTGCCCCAGAATTTCCAGGACAACCAGGTTTCAGGGAGCAGAGGGTCCTGAAATTGTTGTCTACAGGGGTCTGAGACTGGGCCCCTGCCTTCTGCTGTGGCCTTGGCTTTTTGAGAGATGTTCTCTTTGTGAGCCCAAATCAAATCCGGACCAGTGTGGAAGCTGGCACCCCTCCCGCAGAAGACATGGACAGGCGGGCAGACTCCAGAAGCCAGCTGGGTTTCCCTTCTCTGCCACTTCCTGTTGTCAGCAGGAGCCATGGGTGCCCGGGCACTCTCAGGAGAAGCTGCCTCTGACCCTCCACTTCTTTTGGGAtctgaaaagaaggaggaagatggtcaaggctgcttccccctcccccacccctgggtTTAGCATTTCGTTTCCGGTTTGGACTTTCATGGCTGAGAGCAGAGCCAAGCACAGGGCAAGGTTTGACAGAGGCCAAGGACATCCCGGGATGCCGTTCCCCTCTCTACCCCTGCATACGAGCAAGACAAAGCTAGATGTACCCATTTCTTTCTCGGAGCAGCAAAATTTGGGGGTGCCCCAGGTTCAGAGAGCACTTGGGAGAGAAAATAGGGTGGCTCTcattcccctcccacccctgcctttcTCTCCAGCTGCTCTTTCAGCTAATTAATGGAGCTCTGGGGCCTCTTTGACCTCCAGGGAGCCCCTGGCTGCTGCCTGGGCCTGAGCCTTAACTCCTTCCCCTCTGCCCAGTGGGCTCCGCCCTGGGCACATTGGGTGCCATCCTGTGGGTAGTCCAGCACCCACTGAGAAAGGCAGAGCCTGGCAGCCCAGGAGCAGTGAAGTCCCTGGAAAAGGAAGTTAGCTTTAGCACCCCGCCCCCAGGGCAGGCAGGCCAGCCAGGAGGGACACCCTCAGGAGAATCTTCCCACCGCCTCCTGCCAAGGAGCGCCTTTACAGACCTTGGCCAGCAGGGAGCAGGTACCTATAAATGCTTCCCTGGCAaccagctcctcctcccctgTCCCCCGAGGCCCTCCCAAGGAAGCCAGCTCTGAGGCTCTGTGTATTCCTGGTTTCTCTGCAAAGGGAAGGTTCCAGGGAGAGCTCAGAGCAGCCTGGGATGGATCTGGACTCAggcaggagctggggtggggactCAGAGACCACCTTCCAGCTGTGGCTGCAGCTGCTCCTCTGGGGCCACCTGATTGTCCGTTTCCTGGGCTACCTGCGCCACACCCTTTTGGCACCTAAGCCTCAGCCAGCACCGTGAGCCTCCCTGGCCAGGGGCAGACAGGCCCCAGATCACCCTATCCCACTGCACCCCTCATTGTACCCTctgctggaagaggcaggaagcagaGGTGAGTATGGGGGCTCCTGGCTGGGATTCCCCCCATCATTATCTCTATCTGCCCACTCTTCCTGGCACTGCCACACCCTGTGCCCCATCCCCAAATCTGGCAAACCGATGGCACCAGAGAGGACACAGCCTGGGCTGTTCTGCACTTTGAAAGGCTAGAGCAGGGCTGTGCTAGGATCAGGGTGCCCTGTGGAGCCTCTCAGTGGGGTACCAGCAGACAGACAGAGGCACCAGCAGACAGACAGAGGCGCAGGCCCACCAAGTGGTGGGAAAGCAGGATGTGGCCGTTCTCAGGGACAGCTGGGAACAAAAGGAGAAGCAAGACCAGGCTTTCTCCTGGGTTCCTCCCAAGCCCACTCCTCTCTGACTTCTTGGGTGGGTGACAGTAGAGACCCAAAAGGGTACCTCACCCCCACCTGCGTCCAGAATGTAGTGTGTACGTTTGGAGATTTCCAAGGAAGGTGATTCTGCTAATGAAAGCATTGGATGTGGTGCAGCCCCCAGGCTTAGAGAGGTCTGACAGTTGGTGGCCCAACCAGGCACCAGCCTAGGATTCCTGGCCATTCCTTGATCACCCCCTCTGCTCAGTCATTCTTTGTAGGGCTTTTCTGGCTAACAGTCTTTCCTGAATCTGCCACTCCTGTAGCCCCATGAAAGGCTCTTAACTTTGAACGCTGAGGGAAAGACTTGGGGACAGTTGGAGGGGACAGGGTTGTGGCTACCCATGAGGCTATGTGGGATTCCTGGCACTGTATATGGGTGGGATAAGCCAATGATAGGCAAAGCCAAAGTAAAAGTGTGCAGGACCCCTCAGGATGGCAACTGTCCCAGGAACATCAGGGTTGAGGACAGCTCTGTCCAAGGGCCACCCTGATGCCTGGTGACCAGTCAGAAATAAAGCAGTTAATCTCATGGGCAGTGGGGCCCGGGAAGTGATCCCAGGCCAGTCTTCTCACCTGTACCACGGGAGTAAGAGCAGCTCTGAGCCATCAGTGTAGGAAGTAAACACAGGAAGCATTCAGCACAGAGCTGGCACACAGGGAGGGTCCCTGAACAACCATGCGCCTGGCCCCAGGTGGCAGTTACAAGGACAGGTCCGTAATGTAAGAATACATCTGGCCGCACACTTAAGATttatacctccattttaaaaaatacttaaaagtaaaattaatagctaacacttatatggctctaaccctgtgccaGCCACCGTCCAACACCCTTTACGAAGGTTaactcattcagtcctcacaatcaccctgccAGGTCATGattattattgtccccattttacagatgaggaaaaccaaAGCCCAGAGGTGAGATCAGttccctaaggtcacacagctcatcagGGACCAGGCCAGGATCCGAACTTGATCTCGTCTCAGAATCCTGGTCCTTAACTGCTTTGCTGGGCTACCTCTCCACATTGGCGGGAATGCCTG of Vicugna pacos chromosome 22, VicPac4, whole genome shotgun sequence contains these proteins:
- the SMIM46 gene encoding small integral membrane protein 46, with amino-acid sequence MLPWQPAPPPLSPEALPRKPALRLCVFLVSLQREGSRESSEQPGMDLDSGRSWGGDSETTFQLWLQLLLWGHLIVRFLGYLRHTLLAPKPQPAP